In Maledivibacter sp., the following are encoded in one genomic region:
- the mnmG gene encoding tRNA uridine-5-carboxymethylaminomethyl(34) synthesis enzyme MnmG: MTERFEAGTYDVIVVGAGHAGCEAALAPARMGQRTLLLSINLDSIAMMPCNPSIGGTGKGHLVREIDALGGEMGLNIDKAFIQSRMLNTAKGPAVHSLRAQADKHLYHTEMKRVLENEINLDIKQGEVVEILTEDNKAKGVVLRAGSIYYSKVVILATGTYLGGKIFIGQSSFQSGPNGLAPSLELTESLEKCDIKLRRFKTGTPARVDRKNLDFSQMEEQPGDKEIVPFSFMNDELEMDQVSCWLTYTNGETHRIIYKNIHRSAMYSGKIEGTGPRYCPSIEDKIVRFADKNRHQLFIEPEGLNTNEMYVQGMSTSLPEDVQIAFLSTIPGLKDIKIMRPAYAIEYDCIDPTELKLSLEFKEIENLFSAGQFNGSSGYEEAAAQGLMAGINAVLKIKGEEAFILDRSEAYIGVLIDDLVTKGTNEPYRMMTSRAEYRLILRQDNADLRLTEKGYSIGLVREDRYKKYLNRKAQLEMEMERLKNTYIKPNEINAFLEKNNSSQIKNSMSLYDLIKRPEIDYDMLKDIDRTRPDIRRDVERQCNIQIKYAGYISKQLKQVDQFKKLESKKLSPNVDYLKIEGLRLEARQKLNEIKPLSVGQASRISGVSPADISVLLVYLEQQRRRKG; this comes from the coding sequence ATGACTGAAAGATTTGAAGCAGGTACATATGATGTCATAGTAGTTGGAGCTGGACATGCTGGATGTGAAGCTGCATTAGCTCCTGCAAGAATGGGACAAAGGACTTTATTATTATCTATTAACCTTGATTCTATCGCTATGATGCCTTGTAATCCATCCATAGGAGGTACGGGAAAGGGACATCTTGTGAGGGAGATCGATGCCTTGGGTGGAGAGATGGGATTAAATATCGATAAAGCTTTTATTCAAAGTAGAATGTTAAACACAGCTAAGGGGCCTGCAGTACATTCCTTAAGGGCTCAAGCTGACAAGCATTTATATCATACTGAAATGAAAAGGGTCTTGGAAAATGAGATCAATTTAGATATAAAGCAGGGGGAAGTTGTAGAAATATTAACTGAGGATAATAAGGCCAAGGGAGTAGTCTTAAGGGCTGGTTCTATATATTATAGTAAGGTTGTAATATTGGCTACTGGAACATATTTAGGAGGAAAAATTTTTATTGGTCAATCCAGCTTTCAAAGTGGACCTAATGGGTTGGCACCATCATTGGAGCTTACTGAAAGCCTAGAAAAATGTGATATAAAGCTTAGAAGATTTAAAACGGGTACACCCGCAAGAGTTGATAGAAAAAACCTTGATTTCAGCCAGATGGAAGAGCAGCCAGGGGATAAGGAAATCGTGCCCTTTTCATTCATGAATGATGAGCTTGAAATGGACCAAGTATCCTGTTGGCTTACATATACAAATGGTGAGACCCATAGAATCATATATAAAAATATACATAGATCTGCTATGTATAGTGGAAAGATTGAAGGAACAGGACCAAGATACTGTCCATCAATAGAAGATAAGATAGTTAGATTTGCCGATAAGAATAGACATCAGTTATTTATAGAACCAGAAGGATTAAATACAAATGAAATGTATGTACAGGGGATGTCAACAAGTTTACCTGAGGATGTCCAGATAGCTTTTTTAAGTACCATACCTGGACTTAAGGATATCAAAATAATGAGACCTGCCTATGCAATAGAATATGATTGTATAGATCCCACGGAACTAAAATTATCCCTTGAATTTAAAGAGATAGAAAATCTTTTTTCAGCTGGGCAATTTAATGGATCTTCAGGCTATGAAGAAGCTGCTGCACAAGGTCTTATGGCTGGAATAAATGCTGTATTAAAGATTAAAGGAGAAGAAGCCTTTATATTAGATAGGTCTGAGGCCTATATAGGTGTTTTAATTGATGACCTAGTTACAAAGGGAACCAATGAACCCTATAGGATGATGACTTCTAGAGCGGAATACAGACTAATTCTAAGACAAGACAATGCTGACCTTAGGCTAACTGAGAAGGGGTATAGTATAGGATTGGTAAGGGAAGATAGATATAAGAAATATCTTAATAGAAAAGCTCAGCTTGAAATGGAAATGGAGAGATTAAAGAATACATATATAAAACCAAATGAAATTAATGCTTTTTTAGAAAAAAATAATAGTTCACAAATAAAGAATAGTATGTCCTTATACGATCTTATAAAGAGACCAGAAATTGATTATGATATGTTAAAGGATATTGATAGGACTAGACCGGATATAAGAAGAGATGTGGAAAGACAGTGTAATATTCAAATAAAGTATGCAGGATATATAAGTAAGCAGTTAAAGCAGGTGGATCAATTTAAGAAGCTTGAAAGCAAAAAATTATCACCAAATGTGGATTATTTAAAAATTGAGGGGTTAAGATTAGAGGCACGGCAAAAGCTTAATGAAATAAAACCGCTTTCCGTAGGCCAAGCCTCAAGGATATCAGGGGTTTCTCCCGCAGATATTTCCGTATTGCTAGTCTATTTAGAGCAGCAAAGGAGAAGGAAGGGATAA
- a CDS encoding protein jag has translation MKFVEKTDKTIAEAISSALRELNTTRDKVEVEVLEEPSKGLFGLFGNKLAKVKVIVKDDPIEKATQFLEKVLDSMKIPAVFKTKLTNNSLHIDIMGKDSAILIGRRGQTLDSLQYLVSLVVNSGDSDYVRVILDTENYRAKREQTLIKLANKLAYKVKKYKKSITLDPMNPYERRIIHSALQNNPSIGTKSQGDEPNRKVVIFLK, from the coding sequence ATGAAGTTTGTTGAAAAGACGGATAAGACTATTGCTGAAGCAATAAGTAGTGCTTTAAGAGAGCTAAATACAACAAGAGACAAAGTTGAGGTTGAGGTTTTAGAAGAACCTAGCAAGGGTTTATTTGGTTTATTTGGAAATAAGCTTGCTAAGGTGAAAGTAATTGTTAAGGATGATCCTATAGAGAAAGCAACTCAATTTTTAGAAAAAGTTCTGGATTCTATGAAGATTCCTGCGGTTTTTAAAACAAAATTAACAAATAATAGTCTACACATAGACATAATGGGAAAAGATTCGGCTATATTAATTGGTAGAAGAGGACAAACCCTTGATTCTTTACAGTATCTCGTGAGTTTAGTAGTTAATAGCGGAGATTCAGACTATGTTAGAGTAATATTAGATACTGAAAATTATAGGGCTAAGAGAGAACAAACATTAATTAAATTAGCGAACAAGCTAGCCTATAAAGTTAAGAAATATAAGAAGAGTATAACCCTTGATCCAATGAACCCCTATGAAAGAAGAATTATTCATTCGGCACTTCAAAATAATCCTTCAATAGGAACAAAAAGTCAAGGTGATGAACCAAACAGAAAAGTTGTTATATTTTTAAAGTAA
- the rnpA gene encoding ribonuclease P protein component, translated as MSEIERLKKNIDFKNVYKKGKSIPDKYLVIYFVRNDKNITRVGFTASKKVGNSVVRNRSRRLIKESFRNNSSNIKSGYDIVFIARVAIKDAGYHDVEKSLKRVIRKSKIHIS; from the coding sequence ATGTCAGAAATAGAAAGACTAAAAAAGAATATAGATTTCAAAAACGTCTACAAAAAAGGAAAGTCCATCCCTGATAAATATCTTGTGATTTATTTTGTAAGGAATGATAAAAATATAACGAGAGTTGGCTTTACTGCTAGCAAAAAAGTTGGAAATAGTGTAGTCAGAAATAGATCTAGAAGACTTATTAAGGAAAGCTTTAGAAATAATAGCAGTAATATAAAAAGTGGATACGACATTGTTTTTATTGCGAGGGTAGCTATAAAGGATGCAGGCTACCATGATGTTGAGAAGTCTTTAAAAAGAGTAATTAGAAAATCAAAAATTCATATCAGTTAA
- the noc gene encoding nucleoid occlusion protein: MENVSLKNKVTYLSVDDIKPNPFQPRKTFTDESLEELSSSIKAYGIIQPISVRQIKEDTFELVAGERRLRASKLAGLDSIPAIIIEMSDDDSAVVALIENLQREDLNFIEEAQGYHRLISEHGFTQQELAEKVGKNQSTIANKLRVLKLPDDIKILLIQHKLTERHGRALLKLPDEEIQKEILEIVIKKGLNVKRTESLIKDTLEELTKPDEPERRQSIKSSLNFRIYLNTLKNAYNAIRDTGLDAKYSQADKGDYIEVVVKIPKKK; encoded by the coding sequence ATGGAAAATGTGAGTTTGAAAAATAAAGTTACATATTTATCTGTTGATGATATTAAGCCAAATCCTTTTCAACCAAGAAAGACTTTTACCGATGAAAGTCTAGAGGAACTTTCATCTTCAATAAAGGCATATGGTATTATTCAGCCTATTAGTGTAAGACAGATAAAAGAAGATACCTTTGAACTGGTGGCTGGTGAAAGAAGGTTGAGGGCCTCAAAACTGGCTGGACTAGATTCAATACCTGCTATAATTATTGAAATGAGTGACGATGATTCTGCTGTTGTTGCCTTGATTGAGAATTTGCAGAGAGAGGATTTAAATTTTATTGAAGAAGCACAGGGTTATCATAGGTTAATAAGTGAGCATGGATTTACACAGCAGGAGCTAGCTGAAAAGGTAGGAAAGAATCAATCCACCATAGCGAATAAGTTAAGGGTGCTTAAGTTACCTGATGATATAAAGATATTACTAATCCAACACAAATTGACGGAAAGACACGGAAGAGCTTTATTAAAGTTGCCCGATGAAGAAATACAAAAAGAAATATTAGAAATAGTCATTAAAAAGGGATTAAATGTTAAAAGAACTGAGAGTCTGATAAAGGATACCCTTGAGGAGCTTACAAAGCCCGATGAACCGGAAAGAAGACAATCCATAAAGAGTTCATTAAACTTTAGAATTTACTTAAACACTTTGAAAAATGCATACAATGCCATAAGGGATACGGGTTTAGATGCTAAATATAGTCAAGCTGACAAGGGTGATTATATAGAAGTTGTTGTAAAAATACCTAAAAAGAAATAA
- the rpmH gene encoding 50S ribosomal protein L34, with translation MKMTYQPKKRQRKREHGFRKRMKSKSGRNVLSRRRRKGRKRLTA, from the coding sequence TTGAAAATGACCTATCAGCCTAAGAAGAGGCAAAGAAAAAGAGAACATGGTTTTAGAAAAAGAATGAAAAGTAAGTCTGGTAGAAATGTACTTAGCAGACGTAGAAGAAAAGGTAGAAAGAGATTGACTGCTTAA
- the rsmG gene encoding 16S rRNA (guanine(527)-N(7))-methyltransferase RsmG — MNSKDILKQGGKEIALDIDNRMIEKFGIYKELLIEWNKKINLTGITEENEVMIKHFLDSLTCLMTGVIKQDSKIIDVGTGAGFPGIPLKIYYEDIKLTLLDSLNKRIKYLNTVCKEAGLKNVELLHGRAEDYGMNPEYRGKYDVAVARAVADLSVLSEYCLPFVKLNGYFIAQKGPKAYEEVSKSEKAVSILGGEIIDTLDAKLPFTEIEHTLVVIKKVKETPKKYPRKAGTPTKKPIV, encoded by the coding sequence ATGAATAGTAAGGATATATTGAAGCAAGGTGGTAAAGAGATAGCCCTAGATATAGATAATAGAATGATTGAAAAGTTTGGTATATATAAGGAGCTATTAATAGAATGGAATAAAAAAATTAATCTTACAGGTATTACTGAAGAAAATGAGGTTATGATTAAGCATTTTTTAGATTCTTTAACCTGTCTCATGACCGGTGTTATTAAACAGGATTCAAAGATAATAGATGTAGGTACAGGGGCTGGTTTCCCTGGGATTCCTTTAAAGATATATTATGAAGATATAAAGCTTACTTTGCTAGATTCTTTGAATAAGAGAATCAAGTATCTAAATACTGTTTGCAAAGAAGCCGGCCTTAAAAATGTGGAACTACTGCATGGTAGGGCCGAAGATTATGGAATGAATCCAGAATATAGAGGAAAATATGATGTGGCAGTGGCGAGAGCTGTGGCTGATTTAAGTGTACTAAGTGAGTATTGCCTTCCCTTTGTAAAGCTTAATGGATATTTTATTGCACAAAAAGGTCCAAAAGCCTATGAAGAAGTTTCAAAGTCAGAGAAAGCTGTTAGTATTTTAGGCGGAGAGATAATAGATACCTTGGATGCTAAGCTGCCCTTTACTGAAATAGAGCATACCTTAGTAGTTATAAAGAAGGTTAAGGAAACTCCTAAAAAATATCCTAGAAAAGCTGGTACTCCTACTAAAAAGCCTATAGTTTAA
- the yidD gene encoding membrane protein insertion efficiency factor YidD encodes MKKIFIALIIGYRKYISPLKKPSCRFYPTCSQYALDAFNKYGALKGLKLSLIRILKCHPFHPGGYDPLK; translated from the coding sequence GTGAAAAAAATATTTATAGCTTTGATAATCGGATATAGGAAATATATATCTCCCCTTAAAAAGCCGAGTTGTAGGTTTTATCCTACTTGTTCACAATATGCACTGGATGCCTTTAATAAATATGGAGCTTTAAAGGGATTGAAATTAAGTTTGATTAGAATATTAAAGTGTCACCCCTTTCATCCAGGAGGATATGACCCTTTAAAATGA
- the mnmE gene encoding tRNA uridine-5-carboxymethylaminomethyl(34) synthesis GTPase MnmE, whose protein sequence is MIDDTITAIATAPGEAGISIIRISGPEAVDVLDTIFKSKKGVSIKEFPQRRMVYGHIVDAQNNKVLDEVLAVYMKAPYTYTKEDIVEINCHGGIVPTRNILELILRSGVRMAEAGEFTKRAFLNGRIDLAQAEAVMDLISAKTDKGFDVALSQLEGSISTKVKEVRSIILETLAHLHVSIDYTEEDIEEITYPELLSNMEAVDGKIKELLSTSETGKIIREGLNTVIIGKPNVGKSSLLNALLRESRAIVTDIPGTTRDVIEENLSVRGIPLKIVDTAGIRDTEDLVEKIGVERSKEFFNKADLIILVLDASDELTKEDEEIIGHIKDRKAIILLNKTDLPQRIEEVQLKELLPNNRIIRVSILEEKGLNDIEEEIVNMVYGGYVKAKDTSFVTNVRHKNSLERALKSIEEGIDATQQSLPYDLIEVDIKDCYDALGEITGDTVDDNIIDKIFANFCLGK, encoded by the coding sequence ATGATAGATGATACTATTACTGCCATTGCTACAGCACCCGGTGAAGCAGGAATAAGCATAATCAGAATAAGTGGACCAGAGGCTGTGGATGTTCTAGATACTATTTTCAAGTCAAAAAAGGGAGTCAGTATAAAGGAATTTCCACAAAGAAGAATGGTATACGGTCATATAGTGGATGCACAAAATAATAAGGTTTTAGATGAGGTATTGGCGGTGTATATGAAGGCTCCATATACATATACAAAGGAAGATATTGTTGAGATAAATTGTCATGGAGGAATAGTACCTACAAGGAATATACTAGAGCTTATATTGAGAAGCGGCGTGAGAATGGCCGAGGCTGGAGAGTTTACTAAAAGAGCCTTTTTAAATGGAAGAATAGATTTGGCCCAAGCGGAGGCCGTAATGGATTTGATAAGTGCTAAAACTGATAAGGGCTTTGACGTTGCTTTAAGTCAGCTTGAAGGAAGTATATCAACGAAGGTTAAAGAAGTAAGAAGTATTATTTTAGAGACTTTGGCCCATTTACATGTAAGTATAGATTATACAGAAGAGGATATTGAAGAAATAACCTATCCTGAATTATTATCAAATATGGAAGCCGTTGACGGTAAAATTAAGGAGCTTCTTAGTACTTCAGAGACTGGAAAGATTATCAGAGAGGGATTGAATACTGTAATTATTGGCAAGCCGAACGTAGGTAAATCTTCATTATTGAATGCTCTTTTAAGAGAATCTAGGGCTATTGTTACGGATATACCGGGAACAACAAGGGATGTCATAGAGGAAAACCTTAGTGTAAGGGGTATACCTTTAAAAATTGTTGATACAGCAGGTATAAGGGATACTGAGGATTTAGTAGAAAAAATTGGGGTAGAGAGAAGTAAGGAATTTTTTAATAAAGCTGATCTTATAATATTGGTATTAGATGCATCCGATGAATTAACTAAGGAAGATGAGGAAATAATTGGGCATATAAAAGATAGAAAAGCAATAATTCTTCTCAATAAAACAGATTTGCCTCAAAGGATTGAAGAAGTCCAGCTTAAGGAATTACTACCCAATAACAGGATTATAAGAGTTTCTATTTTAGAAGAAAAGGGCTTAAATGATATTGAAGAAGAGATCGTAAATATGGTTTATGGGGGATATGTTAAGGCAAAAGATACTTCATTTGTTACAAATGTTAGACATAAAAATTCCCTTGAAAGAGCTTTAAAGAGTATAGAAGAAGGTATAGATGCTACTCAGCAAAGTCTTCCCTATGATTTGATTGAAGTTGATATTAAGGATTGCTACGATGCTTTAGGTGAGATAACTGGAGATACTGTTGATGACAATATCATTGATAAAATATTTGCTAATTTCTGTTTAGGAAAGTAG
- a CDS encoding YidC/Oxa1 family membrane protein insertase, whose product MTAIGKMLGSLLYLIYNIVNNYAVAIILFTVIVKVLLLPLTLNQLKQTKNMQKIQPELKKLQDKYKNDKETLNIKMMELYKEHKINPLGGCLPLLVQMPILFGLFGALRDPLVYVFKSDAALAATATSAPFLWLQNLVDPDIFMIGSVAVPGILPIIAAATTYFSMNTMNTGNKADQPQAMKTMNLLMPLMILWWGKSFPAGLTLYWVISNIFQMAQQLLLPRGDVLKEE is encoded by the coding sequence TTGACTGCAATTGGAAAGATGTTAGGTTCATTGTTATATTTGATCTATAATATAGTTAATAACTATGCTGTGGCTATAATATTATTTACAGTAATTGTTAAGGTATTGTTATTACCTCTTACATTGAATCAATTAAAACAAACTAAGAATATGCAAAAAATTCAACCAGAATTAAAGAAGTTACAGGATAAGTATAAAAATGATAAAGAAACTTTAAATATAAAAATGATGGAACTCTATAAAGAACATAAGATAAACCCTTTAGGTGGATGTTTGCCATTACTTGTACAAATGCCTATTTTATTTGGTTTGTTTGGTGCCCTTAGAGATCCACTTGTTTATGTTTTTAAAAGTGATGCAGCCCTTGCTGCTACTGCGACCAGTGCGCCATTTTTATGGTTACAGAATTTAGTTGATCCAGATATATTTATGATTGGCAGTGTTGCAGTGCCAGGAATATTACCTATTATAGCTGCTGCTACTACTTATTTTTCAATGAATACTATGAATACTGGTAATAAAGCAGATCAGCCGCAGGCTATGAAAACTATGAATTTACTTATGCCATTAATGATTTTGTGGTGGGGTAAAAGTTTCCCAGCAGGTTTAACTTTGTATTGGGTTATAAGTAATATATTCCAAATGGCTCAACAGCTTTTATTACCTAGGGGCGATGTGCTTAAGGAGGAGTAA
- a CDS encoding TMEM165/GDT1 family protein, translated as MWKIIFTSFWMVFIAELGDKTQLQTMLLATQTKSIWGVFIGASLALVLSALLGVLASTYIIKLIPRVYLQTAAGSAFIIIGILTLLGKV; from the coding sequence ATGTGGAAAATTATTTTTACTTCTTTTTGGATGGTTTTTATCGCTGAATTAGGAGATAAGACTCAACTCCAAACAATGTTATTGGCAACACAAACAAAATCTATTTGGGGAGTCTTTATAGGTGCATCCTTAGCACTTGTACTCAGTGCATTATTAGGTGTACTAGCAAGTACATATATAATCAAATTAATACCCCGAGTTTATCTTCAAACCGCAGCAGGCAGCGCCTTCATCATTATTGGTATATTGACTTTATTAGGAAAGGTGTAA